Below is a genomic region from Miscanthus floridulus cultivar M001 chromosome 1, ASM1932011v1, whole genome shotgun sequence.
AACATAGACACATAGTTGAAATTGGCCTAACAATCCTAGCGCATGCTTCCATGCCGCTCAAATTTTGGGATGAGGCATTCTTGACAGCTGTTTACTTGATAAATTGGCTCCCGTCTAGAGTTATCAGTAATGATACTCCCTATTTTCGTCTATTTGGACAACACCCTGATTATACATCTCTGCGCACTTTTGGGTGCGCCTGCTGGCCACATCTACGTCCATACAATGCTAGAAAGCTAGGCTTCCGGTCTAAACAGTGTGTTTTCTTAGGGTATAGCAACCAACATAAGGAGTTCAAATGTTTGGATCCCAGGGAAGGACGAGTCTATATCTCCAGAGATGTTATCTTTGATGAAAATGTGTTTCCATTCGCCTCACTTCACCCAAATGCCGGTGCTCGTTTGCGCGCTGAAATTCTTCTTTTACCTGACAACCTTATCAATCCCTCTGGTATTGGGGAACTCCAAATGTCTGATCATGTGCTGACTTCTCCATTACCTATTCATGCACCTAATACTTCTGGAGTTGCTGCTAGCACAGGTCAAAATCATGATCCGCACGTCCAGTTTCCGACGATCGGCAGTGCATCCACCTCGAGATCGGAGACGATCTTCCATACCGCGTTGTTCCCGGGCGATCTGGCGTCAAGAGCGGGATCCTCTACACCAGCACATGGATTGACCGTGTCTGAGGCCACACCGGGTGCGGCGCATCCTGATCCCAGTGGTGGGCCTGAGATATCGGCACCGGCACCCGATGCTGATGCAGCCTCTGGATCCGGTGCGAGCGTGGATGCTGCACCTCCGTCTGTGGTCTCGTCCTCCCTTCCGGAACAGCAGCGCCCAACTACAAGATCGCAGCATGGCATCGGCAAGCCTAAAGTGTACACGGATGGTACAGTTCGATGGTGTCAACTTGCCAGCACTACTGTTGAGGAACCTTCTACTGTCTCTGAGGCACTCCAGGATGATAAATGGGTCTCGGCAATGGATACTGAACATTAGGCACTCCTTCGAAATAGAACATGGCATCTTGTTCCTCCACCAAGAGGCAAAAACATAATTGGGTGTAAGTGGGTCTACAAAGTCAAACGGAAAGCAGACGGGTCTGTTGATCGTTACAAGGCACGTATGGTTGCAAAAGGATACAAGCAACAATATGGGATAGACTATGAAGATACCTTCAGTCCAGTCGTCAAAGCTGCTACAATTCGTATTGTTCTCTCTGTTGCATTGTCACAAGGATGGTCACTTCGGCAACTTGACGTCCAGAATGCATTCCTGCATGGAGTTCTCGAGGAAGAGGTATATATGCAACAACCTCCTGGTTACATTGATCCTCAAAGGCCTGATTATGTCTGTAAATTGGACAAGGCCCTTTATGGTTTGAAACAGGCACCGCGGGCATGGTATGCTAGACTATGTGGCAAGCTTCAACAACTCGGTTTTGTGTCTTCCAAGGCTGATACATCGCTGTTCTATTATAGAAAGGGAGGTAACAGATTGTTTGTTCTCATGTATGTGGACGATATTATTGTTGCTAGTTCATCTCCCCGGGCCACCAGTGCTTTGCTTGCCGACCTGCAGGCTGATTTTGCTCTCAAGGACCTTGGAGATCTTCACTTCTTCTTGGGGATCGAAGTCAAGCGGGGAAGTAATGGTTTGACTCTCGCCCAAGAACGCTATGCCATGGATATTTTAAAGCGCTCTGGTATGCATCGTTGTAATGCTATTGACACCCCTTTGTCCTCCACTGAGAAGTTAAGTGTGGAATCCGGTGATAAACTTGGACCTGATGATGCAACAAACTACCGCAGTGTGGTTGGAGCCCTCCAGTACTTGACATTGACACGTCCAGATATAGCTTTTGCAGTGAACAAGGTGTGCCAATTCTTGCACACACCGACCACTGTACATTGGAGCGCCGTGAAGAGGATCCTGAGGTATGTTCGAGGAACTGTAAATCTCGGACTTAGTATTCGGAGGTCCAAGTCGACACTTGTGAGTGCATTTTCTGACACGGATTGGGCTGGTTGTGTGGATGATAGAAGATCTACAGGAGGTTTTGCAGTGTTTCTTGGTGATAACTTGGTCTCTTGGACAGCCAGGAAGCAACCCACTGTTTCGAGATCTTccactgaagcagaatacaaaGCTTTAGCAAATGCTACAGCCGAAATGTTATGGGTGCAGAAACTTCTTACTGAATTGGGAATACCACATCCAGCCAAGGCGCGACTCTGGTGTGATAATTTGGGCGCAACATATTTATCTGCTAATCATATTTTCCATACCAGGACCAAACATATCGAGATTGATTTTCATTTTGTTCGAGAACGTGTTGCACAGAAACTTCTGGAGATACGGTTCATACACACTGGCGACCAGGTGGCTGATGGATTCACCAAGGCTTTGCATGTGTTCAAGCTTAGAAAATTCAGGGACAATCTCAACCTTAGAAGTGGTAGTCCAGATTCTATGTATATCTTTAGGTTGTTATACAAGGAAGTAGATGAGTAATTCTAGGGATCAGTTTGTTGTAATCATGATCTTCTAACCTGCCACGGTGGAGGCTGTTTCCATCTATATAACATGAAGCTGAGGATCCCAACGGGTAACCTCATTAACCTATTTCGTTTTACATCGTCTACGTCGACTTCACGACGCTGAAGCGGTACCCCAAGGACTCGGCGTACTGGTTCAAGGACATGCTTTCGGGGACGGGCTCCAAGCCCGCCACCCCCGCAGACCGGTTCAGGCACCCGTCCAGCTGGTTCGCCGTCAGCCACCTCGAATGGAGCTGCCCTGCTGGTCTCTCTGTTCGTCTCCTTGTGTGTTCTACTTCCATCCGTCTTCATGGTTTCCTCGGTTTAATTAGAAAGGAGTACTTTTTTTCTTCTAGTGTGAATTTTGTAGTGCATGGCAGCGTGTTGCTTTTAAGACATGTTGCATCGATGAGGGGGACCTGTTGTAGGACTGAGACTATGATTGAGGGCTTATTTTTCAGGAGCCAGCTTTGAACGTATATTTAGTGTTTTTCGTGTGTTGATTGAGCTGAGCTGCCTCATTCCGTGTATCTGCGTTGATTAGAGTCCGTTGTCGATTGTCATGGTGGCCACCAGTTTAGTGGATGTTCTTTTTTGGCAGCTGAGTACcgagttttcatttttcatatAAAAGGTTGCTGCTGGTCCATCATGGCTCGCACGCACGGCTGGATATCATATCCGAAGGAAATTCCTATCCGAAGCGGTGGGATCATTTGATGACCCTTTGATGCCGTATCGGAAGCTCCATAGACATGCGATGCGACACTGCTTGCCGGCACGTTAGCTACGTCCACTTCGAACGCGATATATAATGGTAAAGAATCACGCAGAAGCATGCTCGTGATCCTTCAGTTGCTATAGGTTACTGGTTCCTCGCAGCTTCTGAGCTTCCACCTGCCCCGTGAGGCCGTGACCTTGCGGTTCCATTTCGATTTCGAACAAATGTGCTTGATCCAGCGATCGCTGGAAACACAAGAGTCCAGATCGCTTCCCCACATGGCCACGTTCTTCCGATGTGGCAGCACGAGTACACCGAAGTTAGCAGCTGCAGCCTGCAGTAGCAGCACAGCGAAATCTTCGATATCCCAGCCAATTCAAGTCCGTCCGCACCGCACGACGTGCTGTTTCACCGGTCAACAAGACAGTAGACTGTAGACAGCCCGCACCGCGAGATACGCCCGCAGACCACACGCGACGGGGCGCGCCGGTTCATCAaaaaaggaagaagaggatcgCGCCGCTCACCGAAAACCGGGATTATTTACATATTTGTCATCATTATGACGTGAGTGATATAAAAAGTATCATATCAGTGACTCATGTGTCAATAACCATGGACggatccagcggtggggctagcccCCCTACCCATCCTAAGCACGTGGAGTTTCTCTAAGCcatctcttaaaattttatgcatatatgtattaggtaggaggggctaaggttaagagaagataaaaaaacctctattcttttgtttagCCCCCCTAAATTTTTTCCTGGCTTCGTCACTGTCAATAACATAGTATAAAATACCCTCCGTAATAATAGTAAATACGTAAATGCCTCCCGAAACCCGACGACCCATAAACAATCCAAGCCTCCAAGGAAAGTAGACGCGCACGAGCCATGCGATCGGATAAGTTAATCGCTACCCTCACCAGCCGTGTCGGCCCGTCGTAGTCAGGGAGAGGATCTCGTCGAAACTCGGGTGCGTGCACGGCCAAGTTCACATCAAAAAGATGCCGCGTCGGGGGACTGGAGTGGTGACTGGTGACGACCCTAGCTAGCAGGACTGCAGGAGCAATAGTGCTACTGCCACCCAACCGTTACCAGGAGTCCGGAGCTAGTGGGCAAACAGAGTGAGAGTTGCTTGCTCTGTGCGGCAGGGGAGGAGAGATGGTTGCTGTCCTGTGGGCGGCGCTGCTGCTCGCGCTGCTGGTGGCGTGCGGCGGCGCGAGTCCAGGTGCAGCGGCGGGGGGAGGAGCGAGCTGGCTGGGCGGGCTGAGCCGCGCGTCGTTCCCCAAGGGCTTCGTGTTCGGGACGGCGACGTCGGCGTACCAGGTCGAGGGCGCCGCGTCCACCAACGGCCGGGGGCCCTCCACCTGGGACCCATTCGTGCACACCCCAGGTACGGTAGCAATCACCTTCATCTCTCGCTTACACTCAGATTCAGTTGCGCCCGGCTGCCCCATCCCTACGCTAGCATTAGCAAGCTCGGTTTCGACTAGCGTAGTGTGCTGCAAGAGTCTGATACGCAGGCGTACGAAATGgccctctctgtactcgacccgGCAGACTCGGGAGCGGTACCTTGTGTCTGCTGCAACGATTGAAGTTTCCTGTTTCATTGACATTCTCTGTTTTGTGTTGCGAACAACAGGAAATATTGTAGGGAATCAGACTGCAGACGTCGCAGTGGATCAATATCATCGCTACAGGGTACTGCTAGTTATTATATGACAAATGAGATGTAGTAAATGCTTGCAGGTGAAGTTTGAAGTAAAAGAAAGTTTGTTAATTAGCCTTGTACTTAGTCCTTTTGTCATGCTACAGGAAGATGTTGACCTCATGAAAAGtttaaattttgatgcctacCGGTTTTCAATCTCATGGTCCAGGATCTTCCCAGGTACATATATCTGAGTTCAGTTGTACTTAGCAGTTAGCATGGTAGTCTAGGAGCACAAGTTCTTTTAGGTTTAACACCGGTGACACACCTTTGGTTTATGTAGATGGCGAGGGAAGAGTCAATCCAGAAGGTGTTGCCTATTACAACAATTTGATAAACTACCTGCTTCAGAAAGGTACAAGCTCAAGTTGGAGCAAATTCGACATCCGAGGCTTCGGTTGGAACACACATTCGCTCATGTTTGAATGTCTCCTTGAAAACTGAGCAGGCATTACTCCATACGCCAATCTTTACCACTCCGATCTTCCTCTTGCACTTCAGAACAAATATGGAGGGTGGTTAAACCCCAAGATGGCGTAAGTCAGTCTAATTTCTATCTGTTCATGTGCTGAGATTTGTTACTGAGTCTTAAAATGTGACTCCTAGAGTCCTAATCCCTACAAATAGATAATTATGAATATGAAAGTGTTTCTATATTTTCCCAAAAGAAGACTGCACAATGTATAGAAGCACTCTGTTTAATTTATTTTATCCTTGCAAAATGTGACATGCTATATCCCTCGTATCACAAGTCTTAGCAGGaagaaaaatttatttcaaaaaaaatagcAGGAAGAAAAAACAGATTTTATTTACATTTCTATATAATGTTTTGTAGGGAACTATTCACAGACTATGCCGACTTCTGTTTTAAGTCTTTTGGCGATCGTGTAAAGCATTGGTTTACATTCAATGAGCCAAGGATAGTAGCACTACTTGGTTATGATGGTGGGTCGATTCCTCCTCAAAGGTGTACCAAATGTGCTGCTGGTGGGAATTCAGCAACGGAACCTTATATCGTCGCTCATAATTTTCTGTTGTCACATGCTGCTGCAGTGGCAAGATACCGTAATAAGTATCAGGTATGTTCTACTTAATATCTCATAGAATTACCCTGAACAAAAAAATCTTATAGATCTGTTCTTGAAGTGCTATGTTAGTAATAGGTAATCTGGAGTACAGTACAAAATTTGATCTTATTTTACTACATGAAGTGTGCAGTCCAAAAGTAAATTTTAAGAAATGAAATGTTGCGGGTCTATATACTTTGGAACGATGCTCAACATACTTTATAATGTTTCAATTCTATTCCTCACTCAAAAAATGCAACTGATTCCTTCCATAACTAATTGGTCATGTAAACCGCAAAAGGCATGCAATAGCTATAGCCTGTCCAATTTGCTATATATGTAATAATTAACATTTTCGGGTTTAAATTGCTGATAAAATAAAATTTTCGAAGTGTAGGCTGCTCAGAAAGGAAAGGTTGGAATAGTTCTGGACTTCAATTGGTACGAAGCTCTCACAAACTCAACTGAAGACCAAGCAGCGGCTCAAAGAGCAAGGGATTTCCATGTTGGTTGGTAAGCTATGCAAGTATCCTTTGTCAAGATCTGAGTTTTCATGTAAGGAAAGTACAAGTTCTAATATCATCAATAATTGCATTTGATGCAGGTTTGTTGATCCATTAATAAATGGACATTATCCACAGACGATGCAAGATATTGTGAAAGAGAGGCTACCCAAGTTTACTCCTGAGCAAGCTAAATTGGTGAAGGGCTCAGCGGATTACATTGGGATCAATCAATACACAGCTAGCTACATCAAGGGCCAGAAATTGCTCCAGCAGAAGCCTACTAGCTACTCAGCTGATTGGCAGGTTCAATATGCTTGTGAGTTCTTACCTCAAACCCAAGTTTTACCTAAATTTAGATATTTTTCACCTGAGCATTCGTCCCCTAAATTATGCAGTAGAACGGAACGGCAAACCAATTGGACCACAGGTATGTAGTTCTTATTCACTTCAGCATTTGCAAACATCATCCAGTAAACTagtacttcctccattccaaattataagtcattccaactttcttgaaaagtcaaaacatctcaagtttgaccgaatttatataataaaataataacatttatgatatcaaataagtatcattagatttttcattaattatattttcatagtatacatatgtgatgtaataaatctttgtaattctttctataattttggtcaaacttaagatactttgactcttcaagaaagttgaaatgacttataatttggaatggagggagtactacatGGTACACGTTACACGCCATCAGTGGCTCAGTGCTGGTGAATTAAGAAATAACTTGCTAGTTTGTGAAATCCTGATTAGCTTTTCAATATCAGGCAAATTCAAATTGGCTTTACATTGTCCCAACGGGGATGTATGGTTGTGTGAACTATCTGAAGCAGAAGTATGGAAATCCAACAGTTTTCATAACTGAGAACGGTACTCATTAGTACAGTCTCACATCTCACCATTGAACATTTCACATGAAATGCGTTGCATATCAAGGGATACATATACCAATCTTGTTTCTATGTTACCAGGAATGGATCAACCTGGAAACTTGACCCGTGAGCAGTACTTGTACGACACCACATGGGTGCAATTCTACAAAGGCTACCTCACTGAGCTGAAGAAAGCCATCGATGATGGTGCAAACGTGGCTGGCTACTTCGCTTGGTCTCTCCTTGATAACTTCGAGTGGCAGTCAGGTTACACGTCCAAGTTCGGAATCGTCTACGTCGACTTCAGCACGCCCAAGCTCGAACGACACCCCAAGGCGTCAGCCTACTGGTTCAGAGACATGCTTCAGAAACACTGAACGTCTAAC
It encodes:
- the LOC136474989 gene encoding beta-glucosidase 7-like; this translates as MVAVLWAALLLALLVACGGASPGAAAGGGASWLGGLSRASFPKGFVFGTATSAYQVEGAASTNGRGPSTWDPFVHTPGNIVGNQTADVAVDQYHRYREDVDLMKSLNFDAYRFSISWSRIFPDGEGRVNPEGVAYYNNLINYLLQKGITPYANLYHSDLPLALQNKYGGWLNPKMAELFTDYADFCFKSFGDRVKHWFTFNEPRIVALLGYDGGSIPPQRCTKCAAGGNSATEPYIVAHNFLLSHAAAVARYRNKYQAAQKGKVGIVLDFNWYEALTNSTEDQAAAQRARDFHVGWFVDPLINGHYPQTMQDIVKERLPKFTPEQAKLVKGSADYIGINQYTASYIKGQKLLQQKPTSYSADWQVQYALERNGKPIGPQANSNWLYIVPTGMYGCVNYLKQKYGNPTVFITENGMDQPGNLTREQYLYDTTWVQFYKGYLTELKKAIDDGANVAGYFAWSLLDNFEWQSGYTSKFGIVYVDFSTPKLERHPKASAYWFRDMLQKH